A genome region from Burkholderiales bacterium includes the following:
- a CDS encoding phosphotransferase produces the protein MDRAAALERWIAEQIPGRNFTLASASADASFRRYFRVRFGEETLIAMDAPPAREDCRPFVKVAQLMAEAGVHVPRVLAQDIERGFLLLSDLGSTTYLEALNEANADALFGDAVDALLRWQSATRPGVLPPYDEALLRRELELFPAWYVHRHLGIELTAAQQAALESIFRLLTENATRQPAVFVHRDFMPRNLMLSEPNPGVLDFQDAVCGPIAYDIVSLFRDAFISWDEDRVLDWTIRYWEKARAARLPVREDFAQFYREFEWTGLQRHLKVLGIFARIRYRDGKPGYLEDTPRFVRYVRACAGRYDALAPLLRLFDQLENRARQVGLSF, from the coding sequence TTGGACCGTGCCGCCGCGCTCGAGCGCTGGATCGCCGAGCAGATTCCCGGTAGAAATTTCACGCTTGCTTCGGCCTCGGCCGACGCCAGTTTCCGCCGCTACTTCCGCGTGCGCTTCGGCGAAGAGACGCTGATCGCGATGGACGCGCCTCCGGCTCGGGAGGATTGCCGGCCGTTCGTCAAGGTCGCGCAACTGATGGCCGAGGCGGGCGTGCATGTACCGCGCGTCCTCGCCCAGGACATCGAACGGGGATTCCTTCTTCTCTCCGACCTGGGGAGCACTACGTATCTCGAAGCGCTGAACGAGGCCAACGCCGACGCGCTGTTCGGCGATGCCGTCGATGCGCTGCTGCGCTGGCAAAGCGCCACCCGCCCGGGCGTACTGCCGCCTTACGACGAGGCGCTGCTGCGGCGCGAGCTGGAGCTGTTCCCGGCCTGGTACGTGCACCGCCATCTCGGCATCGAGCTCACCGCCGCTCAGCAGGCTGCCCTGGAATCGATCTTTCGCCTTCTGACGGAGAACGCCACCCGACAGCCGGCTGTGTTCGTCCATCGGGACTTCATGCCGCGCAACCTGATGCTGAGCGAACCCAACCCCGGCGTCCTCGATTTCCAGGATGCCGTCTGCGGCCCGATCGCCTACGACATCGTCTCGCTGTTTCGCGATGCCTTCATAAGCTGGGATGAAGACAGAGTGCTCGACTGGACTATCCGCTATTGGGAAAAGGCGCGCGCGGCGCGGCTGCCGGTACGCGAGGACTTCGCGCAGTTCTACCGTGAGTTCGAGTGGACCGGCTTGCAGCGCCACCTGAAGGTGCTGGGCATTTTTGCGCGCATTCGCTACCGCGACGGCAAGCCAGGGTATCTGGAGGACACGCCGCGCTTCGTCCGTTACGTGCGCGCGTGTGCGGGCAGATACGACGCCCTTGCGCCGCTGCTGCGCCTGTTCGATCAGCTCGAGAATCGGGCGCGGCAGGTCGGCCTGAGCTTCTGA
- a CDS encoding nucleotidyltransferase family protein: MGASQRTAMILAAGRGERMRPLTDHVPKPLLKAGGKAIVEYQLDKLARAGFRRIVINHAHLGQMIETALGDGRRWGLEIRYSAEGEPLETAGGIRLALPLIAADSFAVVNSDVYTDYDYHRLAARVAAMASAPAVLAHLVLVDNPPHHPGGDFCFEEGAPKAQATRRLTFSGIGAYRRELFEGIVPGSRHPLAPLIAGAIEAGRASAEHHRGFWIDVGTPQRLEQLDAMLRERIR, translated from the coding sequence ATGGGGGCTTCGCAAAGGACGGCGATGATCCTGGCGGCGGGCCGCGGAGAACGCATGCGCCCGCTCACCGACCACGTGCCCAAGCCGCTGCTGAAGGCCGGCGGCAAGGCGATCGTCGAATACCAGCTCGACAAGCTGGCCCGGGCCGGCTTTCGCCGTATCGTGATCAACCACGCTCATCTCGGCCAGATGATCGAGACCGCGCTCGGCGACGGGCGGCGCTGGGGTCTGGAGATCCGCTATTCGGCGGAAGGTGAACCGCTGGAGACCGCCGGCGGCATCCGGCTTGCCCTGCCGTTGATCGCCGCAGACAGCTTTGCCGTCGTCAACAGCGACGTCTACACCGACTACGACTACCACAGGCTCGCGGCGCGGGTCGCGGCGATGGCATCCGCCCCGGCGGTCCTGGCTCACCTGGTCCTGGTCGACAACCCCCCGCATCATCCGGGCGGCGACTTTTGTTTCGAGGAAGGAGCGCCGAAGGCCCAGGCCACGCGCAGGCTGACTTTCAGCGGGATCGGTGCCTACCGCCGCGAGCTGTTCGAAGGAATCGTGCCCGGCAGCAGGCACCCGCTCGCGCCGCTGATCGCAGGTGCCATCGAGGCGGGCAGAGCGAGCGCGGAGCACCATCGCGGGTTCTGGATCGACGTGGGCACGCCGCAACGCCTCGA